A DNA window from Bradyrhizobium sp. CCBAU 53421 contains the following coding sequences:
- a CDS encoding SDR family oxidoreductase, producing MQCSKKIKLGRLAQLEDICGAIVFLASDASSMMAGSALLIDGGWTAE from the coding sequence ATGCAGTGCTCCAAAAAAATTAAGCTTGGCCGTCTTGCCCAACTTGAGGATATTTGCGGCGCTATTGTTTTTCTGGCTAGCGATGCTTCGTCGATGATGGCGGGCTCGGCACTCCTGATCGACGGGGGGTGGACCGCAGAATGA
- a CDS encoding DUF4147 domain-containing protein, with the protein MVAGAERHYLDAIGLAADRLLGTAATCHGHGCATRQIKVIKDCHPVPEDARLEAAATAFELARAATADDLVPGA; encoded by the coding sequence ATGGTCGCCGGCGCCGAGCGGCATTATCTCGACGCGATCGGCCTTGCCGCCGATCGCCTGCTCGGAACGGCGGCGACGTGTCACGGTCATGGCTGCGCGACGCGCCAGATCAAGGTGATCAAGGACTGCCATCCGGTGCCGGAGGATGCCCGTCTCGAGGCCGCGGCGACAGCGTTCGAGCTTGCCCGGGCGGCGACCGCCGACGATCTCGTCCCTGGTGCTTAA
- a CDS encoding substrate-binding domain-containing protein: MPSAPGSGAALCRGLRASSRRYHRPTGQIQQPGRTLDRIKLGGKVTISYLDNPFHPDVLEALSNQLQARGYQILLFTAAHGSTADPMFENVMRYQVDGVILASTMLSSKLARECRRAGVPIVLFNRTTDDANMSSVTGDNERGGAAIASFLLAGNHKRLAFFIAGLEESSTSRDRERGFRSALERAGYTGLQRAVGHYNQMEAAGATRALLQQKNRPDAIFCANDHMALPCIEVVRHEFGLRIPDDLSVVGFDDAGPARWKSFDLTSFSQPLVPMVTATVGMISDLQSGLISQRVVLSSAASW, translated from the coding sequence CTGCCATCCGCGCCGGGATCTGGCGCTGCGCTATGCCGAGGGCTCCGCGCCAGCTCCCGTCGCTACCACCGCCCAACCGGGCAAATCCAACAGCCGGGGCGAACTCTGGACCGGATAAAACTTGGGGGCAAGGTCACAATCTCTTATCTCGACAACCCATTCCATCCTGACGTTCTAGAAGCGCTGTCCAATCAACTACAGGCGCGCGGCTATCAAATCTTGCTTTTCACCGCAGCACACGGCTCTACAGCGGATCCCATGTTCGAGAATGTGATGCGCTATCAGGTCGATGGAGTTATACTTGCATCGACTATGTTGTCCTCTAAGCTTGCGCGCGAGTGCAGACGCGCCGGTGTTCCGATTGTGCTGTTCAACAGAACGACAGACGATGCCAACATGTCGAGCGTTACGGGTGATAATGAGCGTGGCGGTGCGGCGATAGCGTCCTTCCTCTTGGCGGGAAATCACAAACGTCTAGCTTTTTTTATTGCGGGCCTTGAGGAGTCCTCAACGAGCCGAGATCGCGAGCGCGGTTTCCGATCGGCTCTTGAGCGGGCCGGGTATACGGGGTTGCAACGAGCGGTCGGTCACTACAACCAAATGGAGGCTGCGGGAGCAACACGAGCTTTACTGCAGCAAAAGAACCGGCCTGACGCAATCTTTTGTGCCAACGATCACATGGCGCTCCCGTGCATCGAGGTGGTGCGACACGAGTTTGGTTTGCGAATTCCTGACGACTTATCCGTCGTAGGGTTCGATGATGCTGGCCCCGCTCGTTGGAAAAGTTTTGATCTAACGTCATTCTCACAACCGCTTGTACCAATGGTAACGGCGACTGTGGGAATGATTTCCGATCTCCAGAGCGGCCTAATCAGCCAGCGCGTCGTCTTGTCGTCGGCGGCGAGTTGGTAG